One window of Scheffersomyces stipitis CBS 6054 chromosome 1, whole genome shotgun sequence genomic DNA carries:
- the NUP159 gene encoding nuclear pore protein — protein sequence MDSIEEVNTDDFGFSLATDEKGFSVFGSTIDFEVHEEPLNLLAIGNKSGIIAISNVTTLCLDTLSAVDNPEAEEAKETLLRSVAGDDLEIKQVFFSPDEQTLFVVNNNKLQKLSAKKFIAGEGSSLADYEIGVAIIKNVIPSPVHNEKFLVLDDSNTLFLWEKSSLETVGSNIASACWSRDGSSYSYIINNTTTITNSADSTHIPIDVSQDEEYESDNYHIKQIFDLKTKFIAIFESNDSELDYHTTKAYYIEKTSSGYATQKLELEPPSNTVSRHLTYYTTWISEWKRNETLFFFSSGSSTDVDSLVSDASGFKILQLEDTNRASFPIDDEADVDTSPVGMAVDLRAFEAVVKEPCSGVEEVKGKLPKVYTLLHTGKLIAWWVFDKHGVLDGTVDLQRAYSAFPAVERDISSSISVIKETPSSQSEDSTTKGTFDGSIGFGSSSTRFGSSTGANEVAGGAFGSTSGAFGNLSTSDKTPSKTAEEGPTSFGSVAFGSAAPTSQPAAFGSSPQASKPVASGIGATPAFGSVGFGAPSFGSTSFVNANSSVIPTASSKSTFSNYANTPSGFGASTAKASPFGNLTSGSGSSPFASIGSGDKESPFGKLQESKSIFGQESNEGKPSSFGSTANVESPFAKLGNLDINKDGFGEPKESPFASLAQDTKPKESPFASFAQDTKQVSPFSSLAQDKKPSDSPFSSLGQERESKESPFASLKQTTKFESPFAKLEPFKRGEKQLTELESLRKHDSAESESTIGSYVNVEGSNEPSFGDLAIIDNSDKAAFGSNKSAFGGFGGSSTKSFGSAFGSSLTTTQQAVQDSSDSDETYDSEESSQEENSQAVDVRAEEVREHSYTIAGGRGNYINDSTSYDEQIPDKSTLNKEANKLNEFMLSRGTREKIVEDSSESYEEMAQHHSGGYISDESYEDLEEEDEIEKLLANRPPANPELLKFDGLEKGIKATKNPIEDMISTIFQNTTGQLKILERNSDKIIGFIDEHDYETSYSDAALKYPDYWHLASSHNIGILAKEEIQDITAIIEQAELQETKSKKLEDEVKLLQQKRIQLDKLISHLSIISKSETDPLLKSRPLDLANEALQVSIRKKLTRVKSLERELISKMMPLKARCSVNEGIASNLEKVTLKLHSNVADQRARIDVLLKEVEELSVNEKKEIPLIEASYNTGSIKAIAKTRLSNRLKDSSKVTKVKF from the exons ATGGATTCAATTGAGGAAGTCAATACAGACGATTTTGGGTTCAGTCTTGCTACGGATGAGAAGGGATTCTCGGTGTTCGGCTCCACTATAGACTTTGAGGTTCACGAAGAGCCTTTGAATTTGCTTGCAATAGGAAACAAATCAGGAATCATTGCCATTTCCAACGTTACCACCTTGTGTTTAGACACTCTAAGTGCAGTAGACAA TCCGGAAGCTGAGGAAGCCAAAGAGACTCTTTTGCGACTGGTAGCTGGAGATGACCTAGAGATCAAACAAGTTTTTTTCAGTCCTGATGAACAAACTCTATTTGTTGTGAATAACAACAAGTTGCAAAAGTTAAGCGCAAAGAAATTTATTGCTGGCGAGGGTTCCAGTTTGGCTGATTACGAAATTGGGGTAGCAATTATCAAAAATGTGATCCCTTCACCTGTTCACAATGAGAAGTTCCTCGTTTTGGACGATTCCAATACGCTTTTCTTATGGGAGAAAAGCAGCTTGGAAACTGTAGGCTCAAACATTGCTTCAGCGTGCTGGTCTAGAGACGGAAGTTCGTATTCGTACATTATAAACAATACAACGACTATCACAAATAGTGCAGATTCGACGCACATACCAATAGACGTGTCTCAGGACGAAGAATACGAGTCGGACAATTATCATATTAAGCAGATCTTCGACCTTAAAACCAAATTTATAGCTATCTTTGAGCTGAATGACTCGGAATTGGACTACCATACTACCAAGGCATACTATATAGAAAAGACAAGTTCTGGCTATGCTACTCAGAAACTAGAGTTAGAACCCCCGTCGAATACCGTTTCTCGTCACTTGACTTACTACACGACCTGGATATCCGAATGGAAGAGAAACGAgactcttttcttcttttcttcaggCTCATCCACAGATGTTGATTCACTAGTTTCAGACGCTTCTGGATTCAAAATCTTGCAATTAGAGGATACAAACAGAGCGCTGTTCCCCATTGATGATGAGGCAGATGTAGACACTTCACCTGTAGGTATGGCCGTTGATTTGCGAGCCTTTGAAGCTGTCGTCAAGGAACCTTGTTCAggtgtagaagaagtcaaaggAAAGTTGCCTAAGGTATATACATTATTGCACACGGGAAAGTTAATTGCCTGGTGGGTGTTTGACAAACACGGCGTATTAGATGGGACCGTTGACTTGCAGAGAGCATATTCTGCTTTTCCTGCTGTTGAAAGGGACATCTCTTCATCTATTTCTGTAATTAAGGAGACACCATCCTCTCAATCAGAAGATTCTACAACTAAAGGCACCTTTGATGGTTCCATTGGATTTGGAAGTAGTTCTACTAGATTTGGCAGTAGCACTGGAGCAAATGAAGTTGCTGGTGGTGCTTTTGGTAGTACCTCTGGAGCATTTGGAAACTTGCTGACATCTGATAAAACTCCTAGTAAAACGGCAGAAGAAGGACCAACACTGTTTGGAAGTGTTGCCTTTGGATCCGCAGCTCCAACTTCACAACCAGCTGCCTTTGGATCATCACCGCAGGCTTCGAAACCAGTTGCTTCTGGTATTGGGGCTACACCTGCATTTGGATCTGTAGGCTTTGGAGCACCTTCTTTTGGATCTACCAGTTTTGTTAATGCAAATTCCAGTGTTATTCCAACAGCTTCTCTGAAATCAACCTTTTCTAACTACGCCAATACTCCCTCTGGGTTTGGAGCATCCACTGCGAAAGCATCACCATTTGGAAACCTTACTTCAGGTTCAGGAAGTTCTCCATTTGCCAGTATAGGTAGTGGTGACAAGGAGTCACCATTTGGCAAACTCcaagaatcaaaatcaatatTCGGACAGGAGAGTAACGAAGGTAAGCCTTCTAGTTTTGGCAGCACCGCGAATGTGGAATCCCCATTTGCTAAGCTTGGTAATTTGGACATAAACAAAGATGGTTTTGGTGAACCAAAAGAATCTCCATTCGCTTCACTTGCACAGGATACAAAACCAAAAGAATCTCCATTCGCTTCTTTTGCACAAGATACAAAACAGGTGtctccattttcttccCTTGCACAAGACAAAAAACCAAGCGATTCTCcgttttcttctcttggacAGGAAAGAGAATCAAAGGAATCTCCATTCGCTTCTTTAAAGCAGACTACTAAATTCGAATCACCATTTGCGAAGTTAGAACCTTTTAAACGAGGTGAAAAACAACTCACAGAATTGGAATCCTTACGTAAACACGATTCTGCGGAGAGTGAGTCAACCATTGGAAGTTATGTCAATGTTGAAGGATCCAATGAGCCACTGTTTGGAGATCTTGCGATAATTGACAACTCAGATAAAGCTGCCTTTGGCAGCAATAAATCAGCGTTTGGAGGCTTCGGTGGTTCGTCAACAAAATCTTTTGGCTCCGCCTTTGGTTCATCCTTGACAACTACACAACAAGCAGTACAGGATTCTCTGGATTCAGATGAGACATACGACAGTGAGGAATCAtcacaagaagaaaatctgCAAGCTGTGGATGTAAgagctgaagaagttcgTGAACATTCATATACTATAGCAggaggaagaggaaattACATAAATGATTCGACTTCTTACGATGAACAAATTCCTGACAAGCTGACGCTCAACAAGGAAGCAAACAAGCTCAATGAATTCATGTTGTCCAGAGGTACCAGAGaaaaaattgttgaagattcGTCTGAAAGCTACGAAGAAATGGCTCAACATCATTCAGGCGGATATATTAGCGACGAGAGTTatgaagatttggaagaagaagacgaaattgaaaaattactaGCAAATAGACCACCGGCAAATCCTgaacttttgaagtttgaTGGCCTTGAAAAAGGTATTAAAGCTACGAAGAAcccaattgaagatatgATATCAACCATCTTCCAGAATACTACTGGCCAATTAAAGATATTGGAGAGAAACAGTGACAAGATCATTGGTTTTATTGATGAACACGACTACGAGACCTCTTATTCTGATGCTGCTCTCAAATACCCTGACTACTGGCATTTGGCCTCCTCACACAACATTGGAAttcttgcaaaagaagagattcagGATATCACTGCAATCATAGAACAAGCAGAATTGCAAGAAACAAAGTctaagaagttggaagatgaGGTGAAACTATTGcaacagaagagaatcCAATTGGACAAGCTTATCAGCCACTTATCTATAATCAGCAAGTCTGAAACTGATccgttgttgaagagtAGGCCCTTGGATCTTGCCAACGAAGCACTTCAAGTCAGCATTCGTAAGAAGTTGACTAGAGTCAAGCTGTTGGAAAGGGAGTTGATATCCAAGATGATGCCTTTAAAGGCTAGATGTTCCGTTAATGAAGGAATTGCTCTGAACCTTGAGAAGGTTACTCTTAAACTCCACAGCAACGTTGCTGATCAAAGGGCCAGGATCGACgttttgttgaaagaagtAGAGGAGTTGTCAGTTaatgaaaagaaggagatTCCTCTCATAGAAGCATCGTATAACACTGGTTCGATCAAAGCCATTGCGAAAACGAGATTGAGTAATCGTTTGAAAGATTCTTCTAAAGTCACAAAAGTGAAGTTCTAA